One window of the Leptospiraceae bacterium genome contains the following:
- a CDS encoding phosphopantothenoylcysteine decarboxylase: MKAYRSQEFKLIVTSGPTREWIDPVRYISNPSSGRTGYELARIGKSLFREVVYIAGYTEKPYKEVPEVKNISVDTTESMAEAVFNELEDNTLLIMAAAPADYTPADVYTQKIKKSEEEVIIRLKPTIDILKTIGTEKQKNYQKLLLVGFAAETNHLEVYAKEKLEKKNIHFICANQVYKTHMGFGDNENTVYIFDRWNQTHKIGPLKKDKVCMEIFHYLNQRISEIFDKI; this comes from the coding sequence ATGAAAGCCTATCGTTCACAAGAATTTAAGTTGATTGTGACTTCAGGTCCCACAAGGGAATGGATTGATCCTGTCCGATATATTTCTAATCCCTCATCTGGAAGAACAGGTTATGAACTTGCACGGATTGGAAAATCCCTTTTTCGGGAAGTGGTTTACATTGCTGGTTATACTGAAAAACCCTATAAAGAAGTTCCAGAAGTCAAAAACATTTCCGTAGATACCACTGAATCCATGGCTGAGGCTGTTTTCAATGAGTTAGAAGACAATACCCTTTTGATCATGGCAGCAGCTCCAGCGGATTACACTCCTGCTGACGTATATACACAAAAAATCAAAAAGTCCGAAGAAGAAGTAATCATACGACTAAAACCAACCATAGACATCCTCAAGACCATTGGAACAGAAAAACAAAAAAACTACCAAAAGCTTCTTTTAGTGGGTTTTGCGGCTGAAACCAATCACTTAGAAGTTTATGCAAAAGAAAAACTAGAGAAAAAAAATATACACTTCATTTGTGCTAATCAAGTTTATAAAACCCATATGGGTTTTGGTGACAATGAAAACACAGTTTATATTTTTGATCGCTGGAATCAAACCCACAAAATAGGTCCTTTGAAAAAAGATAAAGTTTGCATGGAGATTTTTCATTACCTAAATCAAAGAATCTCCGAAATATTTGATAAAATATGA
- a CDS encoding sulfite exporter TauE/SafE family protein — protein MFIFNTLEFVGIFFFSFIIAIISSSLGIGGGIFTVPMILYLGKIHSLPDSIIGHIAIATSLLTAFLLSFSASLVNYRKKLIFKDISLFFLFGGLPGVVVGVVLTNKLDTEQIKLIFGMFVLLVGIKTLIETLLSKKRESIKNQKNLPKAQYILLTFFGFLTSILSTLTGTGGGVIMIPLFSYFRKNESFEMSIATSTFVMTIMSLFSSILFFFQKRIEMPQPSIGYYYLPFVIPSLIGSILGGAMGANLKSFISDKNLKLSLSILQIFIGIKVLFF, from the coding sequence ATGTTCATATTTAACACCCTCGAGTTTGTAGGAATATTTTTTTTTAGTTTTATAATAGCAATTATTTCTTCAAGTTTAGGTATAGGAGGCGGGATTTTTACCGTTCCGATGATATTATATCTGGGGAAAATCCATTCTTTACCAGATAGTATTATTGGTCACATTGCTATCGCTACTTCTCTACTGACTGCTTTTTTACTTTCCTTTTCTGCAAGCCTTGTTAACTATAGAAAAAAACTTATTTTTAAAGACATTTCTTTATTTTTTCTTTTTGGTGGTCTTCCTGGTGTTGTTGTTGGTGTCGTATTGACAAACAAATTGGATACAGAACAAATAAAATTGATTTTTGGTATGTTTGTTTTGTTGGTAGGAATAAAAACATTGATTGAAACTTTATTATCAAAAAAGCGTGAGTCCATTAAAAACCAAAAGAACCTGCCAAAGGCACAATATATATTACTTACTTTTTTTGGATTTTTGACTTCTATTCTTTCGACCCTTACAGGAACTGGTGGAGGCGTTATTATGATACCTCTCTTTTCTTATTTTCGAAAAAATGAAAGCTTCGAAATGTCGATAGCGACTTCGACTTTCGTTATGACCATTATGTCTTTGTTTAGTTCGATTCTTTTTTTCTTTCAAAAACGCATAGAAATGCCTCAACCTTCGATAGGTTATTATTATTTACCTTTTGTGATACCTTCCCTCATAGGGTCCATACTTGGTGGTGCAATGGGCGCTAATTTGAAGTCATTTATTTCTGACAAAAACTTAAAACTTTCCTTGAGTATTTTACAGATTTTCATTGGTATTAAGGTTTTATTCTTCTAA
- a CDS encoding phosphopantothenoylcysteine decarboxylase, translated as MIIKHPVIAVSASIAAYKTCELVRSITKKGIPVRVMMTKNAAKLIGKVTFEALTNKPVIIDDWESGMVHIDVKNEASVFAVVPATANIIGKMANGIADDAITTAYLAMTCPVIVAPAMNPNMYLSRAVQRNLKTLKEDGVIILDPSEGEVVCGDHGPGKMMDITEIEKYILKYHYESLSFTRI; from the coding sequence ATGATAATAAAACATCCCGTTATTGCAGTGAGCGCAAGTATTGCTGCTTATAAAACTTGTGAGTTGGTAAGAAGTATAACCAAAAAAGGAATACCTGTCAGAGTGATGATGACGAAAAATGCCGCTAAACTCATTGGTAAAGTTACTTTTGAAGCGTTGACCAACAAACCAGTAATCATTGATGATTGGGAAAGTGGAATGGTGCATATTGACGTAAAAAATGAGGCTTCTGTTTTTGCTGTGGTTCCCGCAACGGCAAATATCATTGGAAAAATGGCAAATGGTATTGCAGACGATGCAATCACCACTGCTTACTTAGCAATGACTTGTCCGGTGATAGTAGCGCCAGCAATGAATCCAAACATGTATCTTTCAAGAGCTGTCCAAAGAAACCTAAAAACCTTAAAAGAAGATGGAGTAATCATCTTGGACCCTTCGGAAGGGGAAGTGGTCTGTGGGGATCATGGTCCTGGGAAAATGATGGATATAACAGAGATTGAAAAATACATCCTAAAGTATCACTATGAAAGCCTATCGTTCACAAGAATTTAA
- a CDS encoding DUF2817 domain-containing protein, which produces MKKQLVGYSVKNQSIELYYQENPEAFFSVLFIGGVHGNESEGFLFLERFIHEVSQQNLVIPDKINLWICPRMNPDGCSVLRRTNHNNVDLNRNLPTKDWSSEFTDPKYYPGPYPASEPETKITMMLIERIQPKFIISFHSYENPMINYNGNCYDLAKAMSEYNHLEPKSDIGYPTPGSLGTYAGWERNIPTITLEILRNQPPEEVWEQHLKAILVSLEFYL; this is translated from the coding sequence ATGAAAAAACAACTTGTGGGATACTCAGTGAAAAATCAATCCATCGAGCTCTACTATCAAGAAAATCCAGAGGCTTTTTTTTCGGTATTGTTCATTGGTGGTGTTCATGGCAATGAGTCCGAAGGGTTTCTTTTTTTGGAACGTTTTATTCATGAAGTTAGCCAACAAAATCTTGTGATCCCGGATAAAATCAATCTTTGGATTTGTCCTAGAATGAATCCTGATGGTTGTTCCGTTCTTCGAAGAACCAATCACAATAACGTGGACCTAAACCGAAACCTTCCGACAAAGGATTGGAGCTCCGAATTTACAGACCCCAAGTATTATCCTGGACCATATCCAGCAAGTGAACCCGAAACAAAAATAACCATGATGCTAATAGAAAGAATCCAACCCAAATTCATTATCTCTTTTCATTCATATGAAAACCCCATGATTAACTATAACGGGAATTGCTATGATTTAGCAAAAGCCATGTCGGAATACAATCACTTAGAACCTAAATCCGACATTGGTTATCCTACTCCCGGTAGCTTAGGAACATATGCCGGTTGGGAAAGAAACATTCCTACAATCACATTGGAAATCTTACGGAATCAGCCACCTGAAGAAGTTTGGGAACAACACCTCAAAGCAATACTGGTTTCGCTTGAGTTTTATCTATAA
- a CDS encoding 2,3,4,5-tetrahydropyridine-2,6-dicarboxylate N-succinyltransferase, protein MEEHIEKLKTTINKAYEDPDFKKNKEYHSAIQEVIDLLNQGIVRVAERISVGNWKTNEWIKKAIILYFRIEDMKTITAGDLVFYDKIPVRIDHQQRGVRVVPHGLVRYGAYVEKGVVMMPSYVNIGAYVDTGTMIDTWATVGSCAQIGKNVHLSGGVGIGGVLEPPQATPVIIEDNAFIGSRAIIVEGVIVEERAVIGAGVILTASTPIIDVTQEKEVIYRGRVPANSVVIPGTRVKKFPAGEYGTPCALIIGKRKTTTDEKTSLNEALRDFEVPV, encoded by the coding sequence ATGGAAGAGCATATTGAAAAATTAAAAACAACCATAAATAAAGCCTACGAAGATCCTGACTTCAAAAAAAACAAAGAATATCATTCAGCAATCCAAGAAGTGATTGATTTACTAAACCAAGGGATTGTGCGAGTTGCTGAGCGAATTTCAGTAGGAAATTGGAAAACCAATGAATGGATAAAAAAAGCCATTATCTTATACTTTCGAATAGAAGATATGAAAACCATCACAGCGGGAGATTTAGTTTTTTATGATAAAATCCCTGTTCGGATTGATCACCAACAACGAGGAGTTCGAGTTGTTCCCCATGGTTTGGTTCGTTATGGTGCTTACGTAGAAAAAGGCGTCGTCATGATGCCAAGTTATGTGAATATCGGAGCTTACGTAGATACAGGAACCATGATTGATACGTGGGCAACGGTGGGTTCCTGTGCTCAAATTGGAAAAAATGTTCATCTGAGTGGTGGTGTGGGGATTGGGGGAGTTTTGGAACCACCCCAAGCAACTCCTGTGATTATCGAGGACAATGCTTTCATTGGTTCTCGTGCCATCATCGTTGAAGGTGTGATTGTGGAAGAAAGAGCTGTGATCGGCGCAGGTGTGATTTTGACTGCCTCAACCCCCATCATTGACGTAACCCAAGAAAAAGAAGTCATTTATCGAGGTCGGGTTCCTGCCAATTCCGTAGTTATCCCTGGCACGAGAGTCAAAAAATTCCCTGCGGGTGAGTATGGAACACCTTGCGCATTAATCATTGGAAAACGAAAAACCACAACAGATGAAAAAACTTCCCTTAACGAAGCCCTCAGGGACTTCGAAGTCCCAGTGTGA
- the rpsK gene encoding 30S ribosomal protein S11: MASKKKEKRNVPSGRIYINATYNNTIVTVTDEQGNVICWASAGQSFKGTRKSTPFAAQVTAKEAMQKAKEFGFREADILVKGPGLGRESAIKAIANEGIKIRMIKDITPIPHNGCRPPKKRRV, from the coding sequence ATGGCATCGAAGAAAAAAGAAAAACGAAATGTTCCAAGTGGAAGGATTTATATCAATGCTACATATAATAATACGATTGTAACCGTTACAGACGAACAAGGGAATGTGATTTGTTGGGCAAGTGCAGGACAATCCTTTAAAGGAACGAGGAAGTCAACTCCTTTTGCTGCACAAGTAACAGCAAAAGAAGCAATGCAAAAAGCAAAGGAATTCGGTTTTCGTGAAGCAGATATTCTTGTGAAAGGTCCAGGCTTGGGAAGAGAATCAGCCATCAAAGCCATAGCAAATGAAGGAATCAAAATACGAATGATCAAGGACATAACTCCTATTCCTCATAATGGATGTAGACCTCCTAAAAAAAGACGAGTTTAA
- the rplQ gene encoding 50S ribosomal protein L17 has protein sequence MKKGKKIKKLNRVTSHRKAMLKNMAVSLLDHEQIITSRAKAKALRPFVEKLITKAKYNLNENLPPERKLHNKRYVMRFIKNRKIVVKLFDDIAKRFENRNGGYVRIIHLPERNSDSAQLSIVELVEKRKTKRIPRRELIKQQKLQEEKERDLLTRKKDKKEKETTDVTQVKKKQEKWYHKFKFGFGKKKEEKSEEKKEKDKNDQEQKEE, from the coding sequence ATGAAAAAAGGAAAAAAAATAAAAAAGCTAAATCGTGTTACTTCTCATCGAAAAGCCATGTTAAAGAACATGGCAGTGAGTTTACTCGATCATGAGCAAATCATCACATCAAGGGCAAAAGCAAAAGCCCTTCGCCCCTTTGTAGAAAAATTGATCACAAAGGCAAAATACAATCTAAACGAAAATCTACCACCAGAAAGAAAATTGCATAACAAAAGATATGTAATGAGATTTATCAAAAATAGAAAAATTGTAGTAAAGCTATTTGATGATATCGCCAAACGTTTCGAAAATCGGAACGGAGGTTATGTAAGAATCATTCACTTACCAGAAAGGAATAGTGATAGCGCTCAGTTATCAATCGTAGAATTAGTAGAAAAACGAAAAACTAAAAGAATTCCAAGAAGAGAACTAATCAAACAACAAAAACTACAAGAGGAAAAAGAACGAGACTTACTAACAAGAAAAAAAGATAAAAAAGAGAAAGAAACAACTGATGTAACACAGGTCAAAAAGAAACAAGAAAAATGGTATCATAAATTCAAATTCGGTTTTGGAAAGAAAAAAGAAGAAAAATCAGAAGAAAAAAAAGAAAAGGACAAAAATGACCAAGAACAAAAAGAAGAATAA
- a CDS encoding cation:proton antiporter: protein MEIGFLEFLQFHKNNYLFFFIIFLLIFIIPILSKKINFPYIFVLILMGIILGPNNTKIIEKTPIIDFFAKVGLIYIMFLAGLELNLSEFKQNKHKSLTFGMFTFWLPLLLSFPLCYYVIGLDLLGSLLVSSMFSTHTLIAYPIVSKLGLTQREEVVISVSGTMITDTLVLLLFIFISNYAKGVMEANFVVFFLVAFSVYLLFIFLVLTKIAKWIFQKVESETHLQLALVFSFIFLSVYLAESIYLEAIIGAFAAGLALNRYIPSSSVLMQRITFVGNAIFIPIFLISVGMIIDPKVLFKDFRTFGIAILLSVVAIITKGVAAYAMGLFFPMRRDQMTLLYGLTSAHAAATLAIMLVGFELKIVDEVILNSTIILIMLTSLFSSFLTDYIAKKIALQSEQTPSIEETENILIPVVNLNAMDKLIQLAKLLQNHSSHPIHILTVVENNKKAEENIQKAKRNIENYILQNTSEKDHNFQLIAAIETNPASGIAIKAREIMANIIILGWPSKVSLLDKLLGIQKIKTIIENSEKNILITNIQYPLHFSKKVYLFLSEFLEKEKNIEYILTKIFEVFQKLNLEINLVANPKTYEEIQKFIPKNTLKIRHIQQDWKEKKDLEKIFREIHNEDLVVFFCARKGFISYHDIFDSLIDILDETLPKNNKILIYPRQETSESVYV, encoded by the coding sequence ATGGAAATAGGTTTTCTTGAATTTCTTCAATTTCATAAGAACAATTACCTATTTTTCTTTATCATTTTTCTTTTGATCTTCATCATTCCCATCCTCTCGAAAAAAATCAACTTTCCTTATATTTTTGTTTTGATACTTATGGGGATCATTCTTGGTCCGAACAACACGAAAATCATCGAAAAAACCCCCATCATTGATTTCTTCGCAAAGGTAGGGTTGATTTATATTATGTTTTTAGCGGGATTGGAATTGAATCTTTCTGAATTCAAACAAAACAAACACAAAAGCTTAACATTCGGAATGTTTACATTTTGGCTGCCTTTGCTTTTGTCTTTTCCATTGTGCTATTATGTGATTGGACTTGATTTATTAGGAAGTTTGTTGGTCTCAAGCATGTTTTCTACACATACTTTGATTGCCTATCCTATTGTAAGTAAATTAGGACTTACCCAACGAGAGGAAGTCGTAATTTCAGTTAGTGGGACAATGATCACTGATACGTTGGTTCTGTTATTGTTTATTTTTATTTCAAACTATGCCAAAGGAGTCATGGAAGCCAATTTTGTGGTATTTTTCTTAGTGGCATTTAGTGTTTATTTACTTTTTATTTTTTTGGTTCTTACCAAAATTGCGAAATGGATTTTTCAAAAAGTAGAAAGCGAAACACACCTTCAATTGGCTTTGGTTTTTAGTTTTATTTTTCTTTCTGTGTATTTGGCAGAAAGTATTTACTTAGAAGCCATTATTGGAGCTTTTGCTGCGGGTTTAGCTCTGAACCGATATATTCCCTCATCGTCGGTTTTGATGCAAAGAATCACTTTTGTTGGGAATGCCATTTTTATTCCCATTTTTCTCATATCTGTTGGAATGATTATTGATCCCAAAGTTTTATTCAAAGACTTTCGAACCTTTGGGATTGCGATTTTGCTTTCAGTCGTAGCAATCATCACGAAAGGAGTAGCCGCTTATGCCATGGGATTGTTTTTCCCCATGCGTAGAGATCAAATGACTTTACTATATGGACTGACAAGTGCTCATGCCGCTGCAACTCTCGCCATCATGCTGGTAGGATTTGAGCTCAAAATTGTCGATGAAGTAATACTGAATTCAACCATCATTTTAATCATGCTCACTTCTTTATTTTCTTCATTTCTTACGGACTACATTGCAAAGAAAATTGCCTTACAAAGTGAACAAACACCAAGCATCGAAGAAACCGAAAACATCCTTATACCGGTAGTAAATCTTAATGCCATGGATAAACTAATTCAATTAGCAAAGCTCCTTCAGAATCATTCTTCTCATCCCATTCATATTTTGACTGTGGTTGAAAATAATAAAAAAGCCGAAGAAAATATCCAAAAAGCCAAAAGAAACATCGAAAATTACATTTTGCAAAATACATCTGAAAAAGATCATAATTTTCAATTGATTGCTGCCATTGAGACAAATCCTGCAAGTGGAATCGCCATCAAAGCACGAGAAATCATGGCAAATATAATCATCTTGGGTTGGCCATCAAAGGTGTCTTTATTAGATAAACTTTTAGGAATACAAAAAATCAAAACCATCATAGAAAATAGTGAGAAAAACATCCTCATTACGAATATTCAGTATCCTCTTCATTTTAGTAAGAAAGTGTATTTATTTCTGAGTGAGTTCCTCGAAAAAGAAAAAAACATTGAATATATTTTAACAAAAATCTTCGAAGTTTTTCAAAAGCTCAATCTTGAGATCAACTTAGTGGCAAACCCAAAGACCTACGAAGAAATCCAAAAATTCATTCCTAAAAACACGCTAAAAATCCGACACATTCAGCAAGACTGGAAAGAAAAAAAAGATTTGGAAAAGATATTCCGTGAAATTCATAATGAGGATTTGGTGGTTTTCTTTTGTGCACGAAAAGGGTTTATTTCTTACCACGATATTTTTGATTCGTTGATTGATATTCTTGATGAAACTTTACCCAAAAACAACAAAATCCTAATCTACCCAAGACAAGAAACCTCAGAAAGTGTTTATGTTTGA
- a CDS encoding Gfo/Idh/MocA family oxidoreductase encodes MKQKTILIGLGRIGWQLEHDDRRYHPCTHAGTIKALDTHFDLIAVCDRNPEKIQKFLDWWGDNKIYTTTSYQNLPYKEADLIVITTGPKSHKEILTFFLKKGKTKFMVEKPIAYSTREIEEIKKLYQTQEIQIYINFERRYHNYYRKVKEIIDRKTFGEFLSLEGKVFAKSIFHDPLLEDGIHLIDLILWYVGFPEILYSYWETKNSLEILSFHVLKKNDIIVTIESGSKKKYFEFSLRLEFEKGRIQIGNDGLRVFRLAPSKRYRKFFELQELKINLKKNNPWIDFYLSIYKNEKSNFAEAYEGIALYENLLKFKK; translated from the coding sequence GTGAAACAAAAAACAATTCTAATTGGTTTAGGTAGGATTGGATGGCAGTTGGAACATGATGATCGGCGTTATCATCCATGTACTCATGCTGGCACGATAAAAGCTCTGGATACTCATTTTGATTTGATTGCTGTTTGTGATAGAAATCCAGAGAAAATTCAGAAATTCTTAGACTGGTGGGGTGATAACAAAATCTACACTACTACATCATATCAAAATTTACCCTACAAGGAGGCAGACCTGATTGTTATTACAACTGGACCCAAAAGCCATAAAGAAATCTTAACATTCTTTTTAAAAAAAGGCAAAACTAAATTCATGGTTGAAAAACCCATAGCCTATTCCACTCGAGAAATCGAAGAAATCAAAAAGCTATATCAAACTCAAGAGATTCAAATTTATATCAATTTCGAAAGAAGATATCACAACTATTATCGTAAAGTAAAAGAAATCATAGATAGAAAAACCTTTGGCGAGTTCCTTTCTTTAGAAGGAAAAGTTTTCGCAAAAAGTATATTTCACGATCCCTTATTAGAAGACGGGATTCACTTGATTGATCTCATTCTTTGGTATGTAGGTTTTCCTGAAATTCTTTATAGTTATTGGGAAACCAAAAATTCATTAGAAATTCTTTCGTTTCATGTTTTAAAAAAAAACGATATCATTGTAACGATCGAATCAGGGAGCAAAAAAAAATATTTTGAATTCTCTTTACGTTTAGAATTTGAAAAAGGACGAATTCAAATTGGAAACGATGGACTTCGTGTTTTTCGTTTAGCACCTTCTAAACGATACAGAAAATTTTTCGAACTTCAAGAATTAAAGATAAACTTGAAGAAGAACAACCCTTGGATAGATTTTTATTTATCAATCTATAAAAACGAAAAATCAAACTTTGCAGAAGCTTATGAAGGTATCGCGTTATATGAAAATCTCTTAAAATTCAAGAAATGA
- a CDS encoding tetratricopeptide repeat protein, with protein sequence MNIVGIVVGILSVLALSIFIYFFSLRKDVVEKALSLAREGNYLDARALIRSKLERDPENPKYHYTMALIYEMEGDEENAIQHYEQLYKIRKTVPNLSFFEIINKVADFYYRRENYVETVKYYEESLRFNKNNIEALARLAFLYAGQEMFERADMLFKRLISLVPKQTEFLLGRGIVCSILNKKESIELFEEVIALDPNHTLALLFLGIELYRRKIYDDTIITKLEDHLSQIEQIETRYLFYKLLMGFYFKKRNYNQALKHAGMALQIVLKEGFLKEEYYIRIAYACIAILGGDLDNAHENLFILESRDLNDQTVSKLADYRLIVEEGTIKAGDVSPSGFDFMNFANSWLDKLFSLDFIYNISGLKMGIKLDLSQTGEFMKDALQRTEESSIDVDGIINSFISLPRNQFLEKCNRLISYFGYEVIKALPNEDNEGYDCLAQNFEGKKALFKIRQWKNQTISDIFIRNFQNKINELNANEGYIISGAKLSSGGERVLQNLRKIKVIGREELANILTRI encoded by the coding sequence ATGAATATTGTTGGAATTGTAGTAGGAATTCTATCAGTATTGGCACTAAGCATTTTTATTTACTTTTTTAGTTTGCGCAAAGATGTTGTAGAAAAAGCTTTGAGTTTAGCAAGAGAAGGAAACTATTTAGATGCACGTGCCCTTATTCGCAGCAAATTAGAGAGAGACCCTGAGAATCCCAAATATCACTATACAATGGCTTTGATTTACGAAATGGAAGGAGATGAAGAAAATGCCATTCAACATTATGAACAACTTTACAAAATCAGAAAAACGGTCCCGAATTTATCTTTTTTTGAAATCATAAACAAAGTGGCAGATTTTTACTATCGTAGAGAAAACTACGTAGAAACCGTCAAATACTATGAAGAAAGTTTGCGCTTTAATAAAAATAACATCGAAGCTTTAGCAAGATTAGCCTTTTTATATGCTGGGCAGGAAATGTTCGAAAGAGCCGATATGCTCTTTAAAAGACTCATATCGTTAGTACCTAAACAAACAGAATTTTTATTGGGAAGAGGTATAGTTTGTAGTATTTTGAATAAAAAAGAATCCATAGAGCTCTTTGAAGAAGTGATTGCTTTAGACCCCAATCACACATTAGCACTTTTATTTTTAGGGATAGAACTTTATCGGAGAAAGATCTACGATGACACTATCATCACCAAATTAGAAGATCACCTTTCTCAAATTGAGCAAATCGAAACTCGCTATTTGTTTTACAAATTATTGATGGGTTTTTATTTCAAAAAAAGAAACTACAATCAAGCTTTGAAACATGCAGGAATGGCATTGCAAATTGTTCTAAAAGAAGGATTTCTAAAAGAAGAATACTATATTCGGATAGCTTATGCATGTATAGCAATCTTAGGTGGAGACTTAGATAATGCCCATGAAAATTTATTCATCTTAGAATCTCGTGATCTTAACGATCAAACGGTCTCAAAACTTGCTGATTATCGATTGATTGTAGAAGAAGGAACTATCAAAGCAGGTGATGTCTCTCCATCTGGTTTTGATTTTATGAATTTTGCCAATTCTTGGTTGGATAAATTATTCTCATTGGATTTCATTTACAATATCTCTGGATTAAAAATGGGAATCAAATTGGATCTCTCTCAAACAGGAGAATTTATGAAAGATGCTTTACAAAGAACCGAAGAGTCATCGATTGATGTTGATGGAATCATTAATTCATTTATATCCTTACCAAGAAATCAATTTTTGGAAAAATGTAATCGATTGATTTCTTATTTTGGTTATGAAGTGATAAAGGCTCTTCCCAATGAAGATAATGAAGGTTATGATTGTTTAGCTCAAAATTTTGAAGGAAAAAAAGCATTGTTCAAAATCCGTCAATGGAAGAATCAAACCATCTCTGATATTTTTATCAGAAACTTTCAAAACAAAATCAATGAATTGAATGCCAACGAAGGCTATATCATATCCGGTGCAAAACTCTCGAGTGGAGGAGAACGAGTTTTGCAGAATTTACGAAAAATCAAGGTGATTGGCCGTGAAGAACTTGCTAATATACTTACTCGTATTTAG
- a CDS encoding DNA-directed RNA polymerase subunit alpha → MRFLIRPLKKPKSIQYETIENQPNYGKFVIEPFERGFAVTIGNALRRTLLSSIEGSAITAVKIQGVEHEFSTIPGVLEDVTRIILNLKRVRLIYDTEKKDEAKILHIEKHGAGVLTAGDLAVDSAIQILNPDLVIATLNEDADLIMDIQVERGRGYVPAELIKKNSEVIGTIAVDALFSPIQKVNFTVEETRKDSRSDLERLILEIWTDSSIKPKDALSQAAKILRDNLAVFVNLQDVQEDEEEAEHPAIEESLKNNLEKHVEELEFSVRTLSLLKSLEIEFVIDLVKRMEDEFQKSKHYSKECIEEIKEKLSALNLELGMKDIPYIRET, encoded by the coding sequence ATGAGATTTTTGATCCGACCACTAAAAAAACCTAAATCTATACAATACGAGACTATAGAAAATCAACCCAATTATGGTAAGTTTGTCATAGAACCTTTTGAACGGGGTTTTGCGGTAACAATAGGAAATGCTTTGAGAAGAACCTTGCTATCATCAATAGAAGGGAGTGCTATAACGGCTGTGAAGATTCAGGGTGTTGAACATGAATTTAGCACCATTCCAGGAGTACTTGAAGATGTCACGAGAATCATACTCAATTTAAAAAGAGTTCGATTGATTTACGATACAGAAAAAAAAGATGAAGCTAAAATTCTTCATATAGAAAAACATGGCGCTGGAGTACTAACAGCAGGAGATTTAGCGGTAGACTCAGCCATACAAATATTGAATCCTGATTTAGTAATAGCTACTCTAAACGAAGATGCAGATTTAATTATGGATATACAGGTTGAGCGTGGAAGAGGATATGTTCCTGCGGAATTGATAAAAAAAAATTCAGAGGTAATTGGCACTATAGCCGTTGATGCATTATTTTCACCAATACAAAAAGTAAATTTCACTGTAGAAGAAACAAGAAAAGACTCAAGAAGTGATTTAGAGAGATTAATATTAGAAATTTGGACCGATTCTTCTATCAAACCAAAAGATGCATTAAGTCAAGCAGCTAAAATTCTACGAGATAATTTAGCTGTCTTTGTTAATTTACAAGATGTTCAAGAAGATGAAGAAGAAGCTGAACATCCAGCTATTGAAGAGTCGTTGAAGAATAACTTAGAAAAACATGTGGAAGAATTAGAATTCTCAGTAAGAACGTTGTCTTTGTTAAAGTCTCTAGAAATTGAATTTGTTATCGACTTAGTAAAAAGGATGGAAGATGAATTTCAAAAATCAAAGCATTACTCAAAAGAATGTATAGAAGAAATTAAGGAAAAATTATCAGCTCTTAATTTAGAATTGGGAATGAAAGATATACCTTACATAAGGGAAACCTAA